A genomic region of Leptotrichia hofstadii contains the following coding sequences:
- a CDS encoding LacI family DNA-binding transcriptional regulator, which translates to MSTIRDVARRAGVSIATVSRILNNDEYFGVTAETKRRVLEAVKELNYKKKNTKRKSTQLNISIIKSFDERIESEDPYFVSLRLDLEYALKKKGIKSKVFELQTFEKNEEILMNFIISSAIVVIGEIKRSQLDFLKSLNDNIICVDAYNFDNSIDYIKFDMKHSVKIVIDYLLKLGHKKIGLLVGRNQIVRNLVDFREEYFIEIMKEYELYDEKFVKVDEFSAESGYKMMREMLKLKEQPTAVFCANDSIAMGAYKAVREWNLKIFDDISIIGFNDLKISQYMTPPLTTLRIDTKIIAEETINVLTELLENKRSYRKKVYLPVELIERESCGSI; encoded by the coding sequence ATGTCTACGATTAGAGATGTTGCAAGGCGCGCAGGAGTTTCAATTGCTACTGTTTCAAGGATTTTGAATAATGATGAGTATTTTGGGGTTACAGCAGAAACTAAGCGAAGGGTACTGGAAGCCGTTAAGGAGCTAAATTATAAGAAAAAAAATACAAAAAGAAAAAGTACGCAGTTAAATATTTCAATTATAAAGTCCTTTGATGAAAGGATAGAAAGTGAGGATCCATATTTTGTATCATTGAGGCTGGATTTGGAATATGCGTTGAAGAAAAAAGGGATAAAAAGTAAAGTTTTTGAGTTGCAGACATTTGAAAAAAATGAGGAAATCTTGATGAATTTCATTATTTCCAGTGCCATTGTTGTAATTGGGGAGATAAAAAGGAGCCAGCTGGATTTTTTAAAGTCGCTGAATGATAATATTATTTGTGTGGATGCCTATAATTTTGATAATTCCATCGATTATATAAAATTCGATATGAAACATTCAGTAAAAATTGTAATTGATTACCTGCTGAAGTTGGGTCATAAAAAAATTGGACTGTTAGTGGGAAGAAATCAGATTGTTAGAAATCTTGTGGACTTTAGGGAGGAGTATTTTATTGAAATTATGAAGGAATATGAACTGTATGATGAAAAATTTGTAAAAGTGGATGAATTTTCTGCAGAATCAGGATACAAAATGATGAGAGAAATGCTTAAGTTAAAAGAACAGCCAACTGCAGTCTTTTGTGCAAATGACTCCATTGCTATGGGAGCCTATAAAGCTGTAAGGGAATGGAATTTAAAAATTTTTGACGATATTTCAATTATTGGGTTTAATGACTTAAAAATTTCCCAATATATGACTCCGCCATTGACAACGCTCAGGATAGATACAAAAATTATTGCAGAAGAAACGATAAATGTATTGACAGAACTGCTTGAGAACAAGAGAAGTTACAGGAAAAAAGTATATTTGCCAGTAGAACTGATAGAAAGGGAAAGCTGTGGAAGTATTTGA
- a CDS encoding phospholipase D-like domain-containing protein, whose translation MNKTNILIFIFLLLGTVSCTPLSEGLTMKSEVYNADNVDFYYDLTYKKDGETHYERQIWEQAYDILDKAEDFFLMDIFVFNDYLGKGVKEKLQPLPIAEEFAQKILEKREKDPNVEIYLILDESNTFYGAFDNKTHKKLEQAGVKIGYVDLTKLRDPMLVYSAPWRLFIQPFGNPKNRGKTKNPIYEGTDKVTIRSILRALNAKANHRKLIMNETTAMLTSANPHAEGSKHSNVAFKFSSPIIKEIYEGEKPAAKITKKDGSLKQKLPDKDFSKIPFSKNDKLKLQYFTNGATAKDISQELKNTQFGEKVIIAQFFLADRGIINDIRKAARRGVKFEIILNNSNAGLPNKAAAGELMKYARKHNYDINIKFYNKGEEMYHVKMLSILKNDYLITYGGSTNFTRRNMRNFNLENELKIMSAYDQKISKDILDYYDRLWTNRDGEFTLPYDEHKNEKLMNDLLFRFMEMNGFGAF comes from the coding sequence GTGAATAAAACAAATATTTTAATATTTATATTTTTACTATTGGGAACGGTTTCGTGTACGCCACTTTCAGAAGGGCTCACAATGAAAAGCGAAGTTTATAATGCAGACAATGTGGATTTTTATTATGATCTGACGTATAAAAAAGACGGAGAAACGCATTATGAAAGGCAGATTTGGGAGCAGGCCTATGATATTCTGGATAAGGCAGAGGATTTTTTCCTGATGGATATTTTTGTATTTAATGACTATCTCGGGAAAGGTGTCAAGGAAAAGCTGCAGCCTTTACCGATTGCAGAGGAATTCGCACAGAAAATCCTTGAAAAAAGGGAAAAAGATCCGAATGTGGAAATATACTTGATACTCGATGAAAGTAACACTTTTTATGGGGCATTTGACAACAAAACTCATAAAAAGCTGGAGCAGGCAGGTGTAAAAATCGGATACGTGGATTTAACAAAATTAAGAGATCCAATGCTTGTTTATTCGGCTCCATGGCGTCTTTTTATACAGCCTTTTGGAAATCCGAAAAATCGTGGAAAAACTAAAAATCCAATTTACGAAGGTACTGACAAAGTTACAATACGTAGCATTTTACGAGCATTAAATGCTAAAGCTAATCACAGAAAACTTATTATGAATGAAACTACGGCAATGCTGACATCGGCAAATCCACATGCAGAAGGTTCAAAGCACTCAAATGTGGCATTTAAGTTTTCATCGCCAATTATTAAGGAAATTTACGAAGGAGAAAAGCCGGCTGCAAAAATTACTAAAAAAGACGGAAGTTTAAAGCAAAAATTACCAGATAAGGATTTTAGTAAAATTCCATTTTCTAAAAATGACAAGCTAAAATTACAATATTTTACGAATGGAGCAACAGCTAAAGATATTTCCCAAGAATTAAAAAACACACAGTTTGGAGAAAAAGTCATTATTGCCCAGTTTTTCCTTGCAGACAGAGGAATAATTAACGATATAAGAAAAGCTGCACGGCGTGGAGTAAAATTTGAGATAATTTTGAATAATTCAAATGCAGGACTCCCAAACAAAGCCGCTGCTGGAGAACTAATGAAATATGCAAGAAAACATAATTATGACATAAATATCAAGTTTTACAACAAAGGAGAGGAAATGTACCACGTAAAAATGCTTTCTATTTTGAAAAATGATTATTTGATAACTTACGGCGGCTCAACAAACTTTACAAGAAGAAATATGCGTAATTTCAATTTGGAAAATGAACTAAAAATTATGTCAGCTTATGACCAGAAAATTTCCAAAGATATTTTGGATTATTATGACAGATTATGGACAAACAGAGACGGAGAGTTCACACTTCCTTATGATGAACATAAAAATGAAAAATTAATGAATGATTTATTGTTTAGATTTATGGAAATGAATGGGTTTGGAGCCTTTTAA
- a CDS encoding metallophosphoesterase gives MESEIKTNKIKIEKINENDYNRIFVMSDIHGQYDLFLKMLDRIDLKREDLLVIIGDICDRGKKSYEIYMKCIKMIKLGYNLKFILGNHEDMFLEDLENDYPIRYETEYSVFRNSKYFENKDMKDWHEENFLEEIEWLVKWLKNCPLVISGNENIFVHAGLNLKKVLEKQEKETVLWTREEFWLAENVELEEYKGKNIYFGHTPNINGRISKKTDRIKGIDCGAFFTHFLGCVEIKSQEEIYVYENEYIQFPEVLDKVFREIWNEEVAEFIDSEKYKIKSRKSGIEKIRILKKLDREEKKVLKKFFEKYKKMFCKNI, from the coding sequence ATGGAAAGTGAAATTAAGACGAACAAGATTAAGATAGAAAAAATAAATGAGAATGATTATAATCGAATTTTTGTAATGTCAGATATTCATGGACAGTATGATTTGTTTTTGAAAATGCTGGATAGAATTGACTTAAAAAGAGAAGATTTACTTGTGATTATAGGGGATATTTGTGACAGAGGGAAAAAGTCTTACGAAATTTATATGAAATGTATCAAAATGATAAAACTTGGGTATAACCTAAAGTTTATTTTGGGAAATCATGAAGATATGTTTCTTGAAGACTTGGAAAATGATTATCCAATTAGATATGAAACAGAATATTCTGTTTTTAGAAATTCTAAATATTTTGAAAATAAGGATATGAAAGATTGGCATGAAGAGAATTTTTTGGAAGAAATAGAATGGCTTGTGAAATGGCTTAAAAACTGTCCTTTGGTAATTTCTGGGAATGAAAATATATTTGTACATGCAGGGCTTAATTTGAAGAAGGTTTTGGAGAAGCAAGAAAAGGAAACAGTGCTTTGGACCAGAGAAGAGTTTTGGCTTGCGGAAAATGTAGAACTTGAAGAATACAAAGGTAAAAACATATATTTTGGTCATACGCCTAATATAAATGGAAGAATTTCTAAAAAAACTGATAGAATAAAGGGAATAGACTGTGGTGCATTTTTTACCCATTTTTTAGGATGTGTAGAAATCAAGAGTCAAGAGGAAATTTATGTTTATGAAAACGAGTATATTCAGTTTCCAGAAGTTCTGGATAAAGTTTTTAGAGAGATCTGGAATGAGGAAGTGGCAGAGTTTATAGATTCTGAAAAGTATAAGATTAAAAGTCGAAAAAGTGGAATCGAAAAAATTAGGATTTTGAAAAAGCTAGATAGAGAAGAAAAGAAAGTGTTAAAAAAATTTTTTGAAAAATATAAAAAGATGTTTTGTAAAAATATCTAA
- a CDS encoding endo alpha-1,4 polygalactosaminidase translates to MKTKLLILFLVFSIYCFSQQKYKKINNLRNYETGSETYRNRMRELILEIKKNTSKDRLLITQNGNELYFYNGELNKDFINVTDGTTQESLYYGAEFKLTNPTSKKQKEQLLNWLIPVKKYGKPVFVINYGSGQKVRQDLLKKSEQTKFINELLPSFEANMTYVPVQRFNADNITSLADVKNFLVLLNPEKFKNIDAFFEYLKQTDYDLLLIELSHNGKFMTKNQISILKRKKNGAKRKVIAYFSIGEAGNYRSYWKEEWNNKSKRPNWIVEENPYWKGDFIVKYWSSEWKQIVKDYQKKLDEIGVDGYLLDTVDIYYNFEDKFEKTGKIID, encoded by the coding sequence ATGAAAACAAAATTACTGATATTATTTTTAGTTTTTTCAATTTACTGTTTTTCACAGCAAAAATATAAAAAGATTAATAATTTAAGAAATTATGAAACAGGAAGTGAAACATATCGGAATAGAATGCGTGAATTAATTCTAGAAATTAAAAAAAATACATCTAAAGATAGATTGCTAATTACTCAAAATGGAAATGAATTGTATTTTTATAATGGGGAATTAAACAAAGATTTTATCAATGTAACAGATGGGACAACACAGGAATCTCTTTATTATGGGGCAGAATTTAAATTGACAAATCCAACGTCAAAAAAACAAAAGGAACAGTTGTTAAATTGGTTAATACCTGTTAAAAAATATGGGAAGCCAGTATTTGTAATAAATTATGGAAGTGGTCAAAAAGTTAGGCAGGATTTGTTAAAAAAGTCTGAACAAACAAAATTTATAAATGAGTTGTTGCCATCATTTGAGGCAAACATGACGTATGTTCCAGTACAGCGTTTTAATGCAGACAATATAACTTCATTAGCAGATGTAAAAAACTTTCTTGTACTGCTAAATCCTGAAAAATTTAAAAATATAGATGCGTTTTTTGAATATTTAAAACAAACAGACTATGATTTATTGTTAATAGAATTATCACATAATGGTAAATTTATGACAAAGAATCAAATTTCAATTTTAAAAAGAAAGAAGAATGGAGCAAAACGTAAAGTAATTGCATATTTTAGTATTGGGGAAGCTGGAAATTATAGAAGTTACTGGAAAGAAGAATGGAATAATAAAAGCAAAAGACCAAACTGGATAGTAGAAGAAAATCCTTATTGGAAGGGAGATTTCATTGTTAAATATTGGAGCAGCGAATGGAAACAAATAGTTAAGGATTATCAGAAAAAATTGGATGAAATTGGTGTAGACGGTTATTTATTAGATACAGTAGATATCTATTACAACTTTGAAGATAAATTTGAAAAAACTGGAAAAATTATTGATTAG
- the typA gene encoding translational GTPase TypA produces the protein MNKIKNIAIIAHVDHGKTTLVDALLKQAGTFGEHEKVDERIMDSNDLEKERGITIFSKNASFHYDGYKINIVDTPGHADFGGEVQRILKMVDSVLLLVDAFEGVMPQTKYVLKQALEHGLRPIVVVNKIDRPNSDPDAVVDSVFDLFVDLGANDIQLDFPVVYASAKNGFAKLELEDEDKDMKPLYDKIMEHVEDPEGDVNEPLQMLVTNTEYDEYVGKLGTGRIYNGKIEKNQEITLIKRNGDLVNGKVTRIYGYDGLKKVEMEAAFAGDIVTIAGIEQIDIGETVASKENPKPLPLIDIDEPTLAMTFMVNDSPFAGQDGKFVTSRNILERLQKEVNHNVSMRLEMTDSPDAFIVKGRGELQLSILLENMRREGYEVAVSKPEVIFKEENGQKLEPIELAIIDVADEFVGVVIEKLGLRKGEMVNMNQGSDGYTRLEFKVPSRGLIGFRNEFLTETRGTGIINHSFFEYGPFKGEVTGRRRGVLIAMEPGTSLGYSLNNLQPRGILFIGPGVEVYEGMIVGEHSRENDLVVNVCKGKKLTNMRAAGSDDAVKLAPPKEFTLELALEYIENDELVEITPNSIRLRKKYLNANDRKKYENSKN, from the coding sequence ATGAACAAAATTAAAAACATTGCAATTATTGCACACGTAGATCACGGAAAAACGACTCTTGTCGATGCTTTATTGAAACAGGCAGGAACATTTGGGGAACATGAAAAAGTAGATGAAAGAATTATGGATAGTAATGATTTGGAGAAGGAAAGAGGGATTACGATTTTTTCTAAAAACGCTTCATTTCATTATGATGGATATAAGATAAATATTGTGGATACTCCTGGCCATGCGGATTTTGGTGGGGAAGTACAAAGAATCTTGAAAATGGTAGATTCTGTTTTGCTTCTAGTAGATGCATTTGAAGGTGTTATGCCACAGACTAAATATGTATTGAAACAGGCATTAGAGCATGGACTTCGTCCAATTGTAGTAGTTAATAAGATTGATAGGCCAAATTCAGATCCTGATGCAGTTGTGGATTCTGTTTTTGATTTATTTGTAGATTTAGGAGCAAATGACATTCAGCTTGATTTTCCAGTAGTTTATGCGTCTGCAAAAAATGGATTTGCTAAACTGGAACTGGAAGATGAAGATAAGGATATGAAACCGCTTTATGATAAAATTATGGAGCATGTGGAAGATCCTGAAGGAGATGTGAATGAGCCGCTTCAAATGCTTGTTACAAATACTGAGTATGATGAATATGTAGGGAAATTAGGAACTGGAAGAATTTATAATGGGAAAATTGAAAAAAATCAGGAAATTACATTGATTAAGAGAAATGGCGACTTGGTAAATGGTAAAGTTACTAGAATTTATGGATATGATGGTCTGAAAAAAGTTGAAATGGAAGCAGCGTTTGCTGGAGATATTGTAACAATTGCGGGAATTGAACAAATTGACATAGGAGAAACTGTGGCAAGTAAAGAAAATCCTAAGCCATTACCATTAATTGATATTGATGAACCGACACTTGCGATGACCTTTATGGTAAATGATTCGCCATTTGCAGGGCAAGATGGAAAATTTGTAACTTCGAGAAATATTTTGGAAAGATTGCAAAAGGAAGTAAATCATAACGTGAGTATGAGGCTTGAAATGACAGATTCGCCAGATGCGTTTATTGTAAAAGGAAGAGGAGAGCTTCAATTATCTATTTTGCTTGAAAATATGAGAAGAGAAGGTTACGAAGTGGCAGTTTCAAAACCTGAAGTTATTTTTAAAGAAGAAAATGGACAGAAACTAGAGCCAATTGAACTTGCAATTATCGATGTTGCCGATGAGTTTGTAGGAGTTGTAATTGAAAAATTAGGACTTAGAAAAGGTGAGATGGTAAACATGAATCAAGGAAGCGACGGATATACAAGACTTGAGTTCAAAGTGCCATCACGTGGATTAATCGGATTTAGAAATGAATTTTTGACGGAAACAAGAGGAACAGGAATTATAAATCACTCATTCTTTGAATACGGACCTTTCAAGGGAGAAGTTACAGGCCGAAGAAGAGGAGTTTTAATCGCAATGGAGCCTGGAACAAGCCTAGGTTACTCATTAAATAATTTACAGCCACGTGGAATCCTATTTATAGGACCGGGAGTGGAAGTTTACGAGGGAATGATAGTTGGAGAGCATTCAAGAGAAAACGACTTAGTTGTAAATGTATGTAAAGGTAAGAAACTTACAAATATGAGGGCCGCTGGAAGTGATGATGCTGTGAAATTGGCACCTCCAAAGGAATTTACGCTGGAATTGGCGCTTGAATATATTGAAAATGATGAATTAGTGGAAATTACGCCTAACTCTATCAGACTTAGAAAAAAATATTTGAATGCTAATGATAGAAAAAAATATGAAAACTCTAAAAATTAA
- a CDS encoding ABC transporter substrate-binding protein, with protein MKKIMRGVLLFGMLGGMLLSCGNKKSNDSQEQKKDSKVSEKVYKIGLSQIVDHPALNAAKQGFKDALEKAGVKADYDDKIANNDMSNQTLIMKQFAADKKDLVFAITTPTAQAAKNQIGSETPVIFGSVTDPKSAGLVGIPNVTGTSGAAPIKENLKLMRELLPEAKKIGIIYNSSEQNSVSEVNNLKKLAGEHGFTVVEKAVTNGTEMVAAANLISKDIDIYYAIQDNTVASYFAAILDVFNNAKVPVLATNDVYSNAGGLISQGTTDYNIGYRSGEIAAEILLKGKKPNEIPIETVKNLQIEINRQNMQLLGIKIPDSILKQAKMVETKKN; from the coding sequence ATGAAAAAAATTATGAGAGGTGTACTATTATTTGGTATGTTAGGAGGAATGCTTTTGTCTTGCGGAAACAAAAAAAGTAATGATTCTCAAGAGCAAAAAAAGGATTCCAAAGTTAGTGAAAAGGTTTATAAGATTGGATTGTCACAGATTGTAGACCATCCAGCGTTAAATGCTGCAAAACAAGGGTTTAAAGATGCGTTGGAAAAGGCTGGAGTAAAAGCTGATTATGATGACAAGATTGCAAATAATGATATGAGCAATCAGACATTAATTATGAAACAGTTCGCAGCAGATAAGAAGGATTTGGTATTTGCGATTACAACGCCAACGGCACAAGCGGCTAAAAATCAGATTGGAAGCGAAACGCCAGTTATATTTGGTTCAGTTACAGATCCAAAAAGTGCAGGACTAGTAGGAATTCCTAATGTTACAGGAACAAGCGGGGCAGCCCCAATTAAAGAAAATTTAAAATTAATGAGAGAATTATTACCAGAAGCGAAAAAAATAGGAATCATTTATAATTCGTCTGAACAAAATTCAGTTTCTGAAGTAAATAATTTGAAAAAACTGGCAGGAGAGCATGGATTCACAGTAGTGGAAAAAGCCGTTACAAACGGTACGGAAATGGTTGCCGCGGCAAATCTTATTTCAAAGGACATTGATATCTACTATGCCATTCAGGACAACACAGTAGCATCATATTTTGCGGCAATACTGGATGTTTTTAACAACGCAAAAGTCCCAGTTCTAGCTACAAATGACGTTTACTCAAATGCAGGAGGGCTGATTTCACAAGGAACTACCGACTACAATATCGGTTACCGTTCTGGAGAAATCGCAGCGGAAATTTTACTAAAAGGCAAGAAACCAAATGAAATCCCAATAGAAACAGTTAAAAATCTTCAAATAGAAATTAATAGGCAGAATATGCAATTATTGGGAATAAAAATACCAGACAGCATTTTAAAACAGGCTAAAATGGTAGAAACTAAAAAAAATTAA